The following is a genomic window from Methanosarcinales archaeon.
GTTGGTGTTTGATATCCAGAAAGATATTTTAAGAGTTACTCCCTTGATCTATCTCTTGGATCTTGTTAGGCAAGCAGGCCTGCACTACAGCTGTTCACGGATCGGTGTTACAAGCTCTGCAGTACAACCGTAGGGAGATCCCGGGATTCTGACAGCCTACCAGCTGAGGACCATAGTTGCATGAAGGCCTTAAGATTTGTTCTCTTGATCTGTCTCCCTGACCATGATATCCCTTATCCTGGTCAAATCCAGCTGGATATCTTCGGTGGATTTCTCACTTCACCTTTTGTTTAGAAAGTGAAGTAAAACCGTCATTTTAACAGGATTTCTAGGCAATTACATACGATTTTTTGAACAACGACAACCGCAATCTGGCAATATACATATATATGTGTGTGCACATAATATCTATTTATGCCAACAATGACATTATCTATACCAGATGATCTTTATTCAGTCATAAAACACCATAATGAAGTAAAGTGGAGTGTAATTGCACGAAACGCTATGTGGGACTATGCCCGAAAAGTGCAGATTCTTGAAGACATTTTAGAAAAAAGCAAACTAACGGAAGAAAACGCTGAAGAGTTAAGCAACCTTATTAAGAAATCCATACGTGAACATCATGATATCAATTAGGACGAAATAATGAGACTCGTCATTGATACCAATATAATAATTTCATCATTAATTTCAAATTCTGTAAGACGGAGTATCCTGCTAAATTCAGGTTATGAATTTATATCCCCTGAATATACATACACAGAAATCATAAATCATATTGATCTTATTGAAAAAAAAGCACAAATCACGTCCAAGGAACTTCAATATGCCATGGACATTCTATTTTCAAATATCAAAATCTACCCAAAAGAAGAATACATTGAGTGTTATCCTGAAGCAAAAAAAATAATGAGTGATATCGACCCTGATGATGTACCTTTTTTGGCTTTAGCAATGAAGGCTCAAGTAGATGGTATTTGGAGTGAAGATAAAGGATTTCTAAAACAGGATCGAGTTAGAATTTACACAACTAAAGACCTCGTAGAATTTATAGGTTTATAATTTAAGAATAATTATAATTATTCCAATTTTTCCTAATATCTTGTGCCCGTTTTAAGAAAATCAAACATCCGAGCATTTCACACGATGCCCCGGATTTTGCGATGCAATCCAAGGTTGTTGACTTTTCATTATCCTTTGGCTTGAATTTTATTACTATTATTATAAGTCTATGCTTATAAATACATTTTTTTGTGTTAAATGCAAAGTTTGTAGTTGCAAACTAACAGATTCCCATACTATATAGAACAGTTGAGTTAACCCACACATAGGGATATTGTAGAAAAAACAGCGTTTTTGCACGTTTTACATAATTATTAATTGCCTTTTTATAGAATAACCAGACCATGTTTTGCCCAATTGTGGTAGAAATCAGATTATTTTGATAATATATAATTTTCAAACATTCAAATTGCATAATGTTCTAAAACCTAAAATGAGCCTTTGCATGGTGATATACAAAAAGGAAAACCTGATTGTTGAACTGTTTTTTCGGGTTGCAGTGCTTCTGGATATACCAGGTTGTCGACTGAATCCATGTAATATTCCATGACCATATCGATAATAGAGTAATTTTCGATATATCGAAAATGCAAGCTCCACCGCCTGGATAACAGAGACTAATGTGAAGATTCCTGATACAATACCCTATACGTGCACGTTTATTCCAGCAGAATCTCTCAGGGTCGAGGATACTCTTGCACCATGCCCGAAAAATGATAGGATTGCAGCTATCGGGGCCTGGATCAGTACTACTGGGAACAATAAATGTGATTATATTGATTTTATGGGAAGATGACTAAATATTTTAGACAGGCACTATACATCAGTTCAAAAAGACTGATATTTAATACATCAAATTCAGGGCATCATAGGCAGTCATGCCTACTTTGACCCCAAGATCCATGGCTGCTGAACTGACTTCCACTACCCGGGATTTCAATACGTCATCGAAACTTCTGACTCCGGTGACTTTTGCTGCCACATCACCCAACTGCTCGGCAGCGACCATGTTCAGATAACCACACATTACAAAACCCCTGGGTGCTTTTATGATCATAAGGGGGGCATGTTCCATATCCCACTTTAACCCTATAGCGTTGCCTTTATTCAGTTCTATTGTCTCGATCTGCATATATTATTTATATCTTTTGAAGATCATTGGACTGACATGAAGGACACGAAAGTTTTGACCCCATTCCTTTGAATTTATTACCGCAGGCTTTACACTGGTATGTAACCATGGCACCTGCTTCCAGATCTACACTGTCTGCAGTGCTTGAATCTACGAAACACATAATATTTACACCTCAATTAAACATGAAATCTGCCATATATAATAAGATTTCTGTTGGTGTACCAAACCCTTATATATCTCTCTCACATCATATGCGGAAAGTACAGATGACACTATCGCCCCCGGTTAAAGGCCGTTCAAACCTTACATTATTGATCCCATCGTCTCTAACATCAGAAACGAGGGATGGCAGGATCAAGACATATAAGGTCGGCCAGATTGCCAGGGCGGCAGCGGTGTTCAGGGTAGATAGCATAATAATCTATCGCGACCCGCAGTTCGATGACAGCAGGTTTATCAGCCTGGTGCTGAGATACGCAGAAACGCCCCAATACCTGCGAAAGCATCTATTCCCCCTTCAGGAGGAATTGAAGCATGCCGGGGTACTGATGCCACTTCGAACACCGCATCATCCCACAGAATTAAGATCATCCGATCTCAGCGAAGGAGAATTCCGCGTTGGGGTCGTGGTCTCAGGACCAAGAAAGAAAAGCGAGAAAAAAGTCGGATCTGACAACAGCGTTTGGGTCGATATCGGAATAGATAGCCCAGTTCGCCTGGATGCATCTCCCAATGAGGTGTCCACTGGTGAGCGCGTAAATGTCAGAATCTTTTCGCGACGACCAATACAAGCAAAGCTTGTACAAATGGACGAAATCCCCCTGTACTGGGGATACCGGACAACAGTAGAAAACAGCCTCTCAGGTGCGCTGAAGAAACTATCAGTTCAGGACGCCCTGATCCTGGTTGCCACACGGCAGGGCCAGGTGCTCGACACCACAACCCTTCCATGTATTTGCGCCTTGATGGATCAAAAAGCCAAAACAGCTGTTGTGTTCGGCTC
Proteins encoded in this region:
- a CDS encoding PIN domain-containing protein codes for the protein MRLVIDTNIIISSLISNSVRRSILLNSGYEFISPEYTYTEIINHIDLIEKKAQITSKELQYAMDILFSNIKIYPKEEYIECYPEAKKIMSDIDPDDVPFLALAMKAQVDGIWSEDKGFLKQDRVRIYTTKDLVEFIGL
- a CDS encoding DUF1805 domain-containing protein, which codes for MQIETIELNKGNAIGLKWDMEHAPLMIIKAPRGFVMCGYLNMVAAEQLGDVAAKVTGVRSFDDVLKSRVVEVSSAAMDLGVKVGMTAYDALNLMY